One Gimesia aquarii DNA segment encodes these proteins:
- a CDS encoding ATP:cob(I)alamin adenosyltransferase has translation MSERGKVHLNMIVTKTGDQGEAYLNDSSRVSKASTRIKALALIETISVKLGFFIHECRQDQLKLPLPEEGVCVLNLEQLANSFQQEMYDLGSDLSTPIKPEETILRFPVEKAEEITKLISKLTPTLEPLDSFILPQGSLRVLLAHDIRTTIRQAETLVWDIEEAINPAVTLYLNRLSDFWFVLGRILQSEDQLTTNEITKKWEPNQEHERGIQIQETK, from the coding sequence ATGTCAGAACGAGGCAAAGTTCATTTGAATATGATCGTAACAAAAACTGGTGATCAGGGGGAAGCCTATTTAAACGATAGTTCTCGCGTATCCAAAGCTTCTACTCGAATCAAAGCTCTGGCACTGATTGAGACTATATCTGTAAAGCTAGGTTTTTTCATTCATGAATGTAGACAAGACCAATTAAAGCTGCCTCTTCCAGAAGAAGGAGTCTGTGTACTCAATCTGGAACAGCTTGCCAATTCATTTCAACAGGAGATGTATGACCTCGGTTCGGACTTGAGCACTCCTATCAAACCAGAAGAGACCATTTTACGCTTCCCCGTTGAAAAAGCAGAAGAAATCACGAAACTTATCTCAAAACTCACTCCGACTCTGGAACCGCTGGATTCTTTCATTTTACCTCAAGGCAGCTTGCGCGTTTTACTGGCTCACGATATTCGAACGACGATCAGACAAGCTGAGACTCTGGTATGGGACATTGAAGAAGCGATCAATCCCGCGGTAACGCTCTACCTGAATCGACTTTCCGATTTCTGGTTTGTGCTGGGCAGAATACTTCAATCTGAAGACCAGCTAACTACTAATGAAATCACAAAAAAATGGGAACCCAATCAGGAACATGAAAGAGGCATTCAGATACAGGAAACAAAATAA
- the metH gene encoding methionine synthase, translated as MSNRSARIEALYNAIQERILILDGAMGTMIQNYKLKEEDYRGKRFADYHMDIAGNNDLLSLTQPQIIQDIHREYLEAGADILETNTFNGTRLSQSDYEMESLVHELNLASAQLARTAADEMTAKTPDKPRWVAGVLGPTSRTCSISPDVNDPGARNVTYDELVENYLESIDGLVKGGADLLLIETIFDTLNAKAAVYAVRTYFQREQVELPIMISGTITDASGRTLSGQTTEAFSNSLAHAKPFSIGLNCALGAQELRQYVKELSRVADTYVSAHPNAGLPNEFGEYDQTASEMASIVDEFASSGFVNILGGCCGTTPAHIKAIAESMANHPPRKVPEIEPALRLSGLEPFNVTKDSLFVNVGERCNVTGSARFKRLIKEEDYDTALEVALQQVQNGADVMDVNMDEGMLDAVAAMTSFLNLVATEPEIARVPVMVDSSKWDVIEAGLKCIQGKPIVNSISLKEGETEFFERARQCQLYGAAVVVMAFDEEGQADTTQRKIEICERSYRLLVEEIGFAPQDIIFDPNIFAVATGIEEHNNYAVDFIEATDWIRKNLPYASVSGGVSNVSFSFRGNNPVREAIHSVFLYHAICAGMNMGIVNASQLAVYDNLPNELRDKVEDVILNRTPEGTEALLDIAERFRGDGSAGSTKTEDLSWRELPVQKRIEHALVRGISTYIVEDAEEARQELNRPLDVIEGPLMDGMNVVGDLFGSGKMFLPQVVKSARVMKQAVAYLQPFIEEEKKDGEGQSNGRILMATVKGDVHDIGKNIVGVVLQCNNFEVIDLGVMVPCETILQTAREKECDIIGLSGLITPSLDEMVTVASELERQEMNLPLLIGGATTSKAHTAVKIDPQYHRNQVVYVPDASRAVGVAASLMSDELHDNYVKQIQDEYVTVRERVANRKPQGAPVSYHEAMKQGFQIDWENYTPPAPTFTGTKVLDNYPLEKLVDYIDWTPFFISWDLVGKYPKILDDEVVGEAARELYANAQTMLKKIIDEKLLTARAVIGFWPANRVNGDDIELYENQNHSQVIARLHHIRQQVRKRGQEEKPLMSLADFIAPKESKKTDYVGGFVVTAGIGAEELAKSYEQEHDDYSSIMVKALADRLAEAFAEHLHERVRKEFWGYHPDESLENQDLIREEYRGIRPAPGYPACPDHTEKDTLFKLLNTEEEIGVKLTEHFAMYPAAAVSGWYFSHPDSRYFHTGKIDEDQLTSLAERKGMNIEEMTRWLRPVLMDDK; from the coding sequence ATGTCTAATCGCTCTGCTCGAATTGAAGCTCTCTACAATGCGATCCAGGAACGGATTCTGATTCTGGATGGGGCGATGGGGACGATGATTCAGAATTATAAACTGAAAGAAGAGGATTACAGAGGAAAACGCTTCGCAGATTATCATATGGATATTGCAGGCAATAACGACTTGCTCTCGTTGACTCAGCCACAGATTATCCAGGACATTCACCGCGAATACCTGGAAGCGGGAGCTGATATTCTGGAAACCAATACGTTTAACGGGACTCGATTATCGCAAAGCGATTATGAAATGGAGTCACTGGTTCATGAACTAAATCTGGCATCAGCACAACTGGCGCGCACCGCTGCAGATGAAATGACCGCGAAAACACCAGACAAACCACGCTGGGTTGCTGGTGTTCTGGGTCCCACCAGTCGTACCTGTTCAATTTCACCTGATGTCAATGATCCGGGAGCTCGCAACGTTACCTATGACGAACTTGTCGAAAACTATTTAGAATCCATAGATGGACTTGTCAAAGGTGGAGCAGATTTACTTCTGATCGAGACGATATTCGATACTCTGAACGCCAAGGCTGCAGTCTATGCGGTGCGCACTTATTTTCAGCGCGAACAAGTCGAGTTACCAATAATGATCTCCGGTACGATTACGGATGCATCCGGTCGCACGTTGTCGGGACAGACCACAGAAGCCTTCTCGAACTCTCTGGCACATGCCAAGCCGTTTTCTATTGGACTCAACTGTGCTTTGGGGGCTCAAGAGCTACGACAATATGTTAAAGAACTATCTCGTGTCGCTGATACCTATGTCTCCGCTCATCCTAATGCTGGCTTACCCAATGAATTTGGTGAATATGATCAAACGGCTTCCGAAATGGCAAGCATCGTAGATGAATTCGCCAGCAGCGGGTTTGTCAATATTTTGGGAGGATGTTGTGGAACGACTCCAGCACACATCAAAGCGATTGCAGAATCGATGGCAAATCACCCTCCTCGTAAAGTACCAGAGATTGAACCTGCTTTACGTCTTTCGGGATTAGAACCGTTTAATGTCACAAAAGATAGTTTGTTTGTGAACGTGGGTGAACGTTGTAATGTAACCGGTTCAGCCCGTTTCAAACGTTTGATTAAAGAAGAGGATTACGACACGGCACTGGAAGTAGCTTTACAGCAAGTACAAAACGGTGCAGATGTGATGGATGTCAACATGGATGAGGGCATGCTGGATGCGGTCGCTGCCATGACATCTTTTCTGAATCTGGTTGCAACGGAACCGGAAATTGCTCGTGTTCCTGTAATGGTAGACTCGTCTAAATGGGACGTCATTGAAGCTGGATTAAAATGCATTCAGGGCAAGCCAATTGTAAATTCCATTAGTCTTAAAGAAGGAGAAACAGAATTCTTTGAGAGGGCACGGCAGTGTCAACTTTATGGAGCAGCTGTGGTGGTCATGGCTTTTGACGAAGAAGGACAGGCTGATACCACACAAAGAAAGATTGAAATCTGTGAACGATCTTATCGACTGCTAGTTGAAGAAATAGGATTTGCTCCACAGGACATTATTTTTGATCCGAATATTTTTGCTGTTGCGACGGGTATTGAAGAACATAATAACTATGCCGTTGATTTTATTGAGGCTACGGATTGGATTCGAAAAAACCTGCCATATGCAAGTGTGTCAGGTGGTGTTTCTAATGTATCGTTTTCATTCCGTGGTAATAATCCCGTTCGTGAGGCCATTCATTCGGTTTTTCTTTATCATGCCATCTGTGCTGGTATGAATATGGGGATTGTCAATGCCAGTCAGTTGGCTGTTTATGATAATCTTCCGAACGAACTGAGAGATAAAGTCGAAGATGTTATTCTGAATCGCACACCCGAGGGAACCGAAGCGCTGCTGGATATTGCAGAACGTTTTCGTGGAGATGGTTCGGCTGGTTCTACCAAAACAGAAGATCTGTCATGGCGCGAGTTGCCAGTTCAAAAACGGATCGAACATGCTCTTGTTAGGGGGATCTCTACATATATTGTTGAAGATGCTGAGGAAGCACGCCAGGAGTTGAATCGACCTCTCGATGTCATTGAAGGCCCGTTGATGGATGGCATGAACGTGGTGGGCGATTTGTTTGGATCTGGAAAAATGTTTTTGCCTCAAGTTGTGAAATCGGCCCGGGTGATGAAACAGGCTGTTGCCTACTTACAACCTTTCATTGAAGAAGAGAAAAAAGACGGAGAGGGGCAATCAAATGGGCGGATATTAATGGCAACGGTCAAAGGGGATGTTCACGATATCGGTAAAAATATCGTGGGTGTTGTTCTGCAATGTAATAACTTTGAAGTCATCGATTTGGGTGTTATGGTTCCTTGTGAGACGATTTTACAAACCGCACGTGAAAAGGAATGCGATATTATTGGACTTTCAGGGCTGATCACTCCCTCGCTGGATGAAATGGTGACGGTGGCCAGCGAGCTCGAGAGGCAAGAGATGAATTTGCCATTATTAATTGGGGGAGCAACAACATCCAAGGCACATACGGCTGTTAAAATCGATCCTCAATATCATCGGAATCAGGTTGTGTACGTCCCCGATGCATCTCGTGCCGTTGGCGTTGCGGCTTCGTTGATGTCAGATGAATTGCACGATAATTATGTGAAGCAGATTCAGGACGAGTACGTGACAGTTCGAGAACGGGTGGCCAACCGCAAGCCTCAGGGAGCACCGGTTTCTTATCACGAAGCGATGAAACAAGGCTTTCAAATTGATTGGGAGAATTACACACCTCCGGCTCCCACGTTTACAGGGACGAAAGTACTTGACAATTATCCGTTAGAAAAATTGGTGGATTATATTGACTGGACGCCATTTTTTATCAGTTGGGATCTTGTAGGGAAATATCCGAAGATTCTTGATGATGAAGTTGTAGGTGAAGCGGCACGCGAACTCTATGCGAACGCACAGACAATGTTGAAGAAAATCATTGATGAGAAACTGCTGACGGCACGTGCGGTGATTGGTTTCTGGCCAGCTAACCGGGTTAATGGGGATGACATTGAACTCTATGAGAACCAGAATCACAGTCAAGTGATTGCTCGGTTGCATCATATTCGTCAGCAAGTTCGAAAAAGGGGGCAGGAAGAGAAACCCCTTATGTCACTGGCCGATTTTATTGCTCCTAAAGAGAGTAAAAAGACAGACTATGTTGGTGGATTTGTTGTGACTGCTGGTATCGGGGCTGAGGAGTTGGCAAAATCGTACGAACAGGAACACGATGATTATAGTAGTATCATGGTCAAAGCCTTGGCAGATCGGTTGGCAGAAGCGTTTGCTGAGCATTTGCACGAACGAGTTCGAAAAGAGTTCTGGGGTTATCATCCGGATGAGTCCCTGGAAAATCAGGATTTGATCAGAGAAGAGTATCGGGGAATCCGTCCTGCACCAGGTTATCCAGCCTGTCCGGACCATACTGAGAAGGATACGTTGTTTAAGTTGTTGAATACCGAAGAGGAAATCGGAGTTAAACTAACAGAACACTTTGCTATGTACCCGGCAGCAGCGGTCTCTGGCTGGTATTTTTCTCATCCCGATTCGCGTTATTTCCATACGGGCAAAATTGACGAAGATCAATTGACGTCATTGGCAGAACGCAAAGGTATGAACATCGAAGAGATGACTCGCTGGTTACGTCCTGTGCTCATGGATGATAAATAA
- a CDS encoding DUF4198 domain-containing protein has translation MLRKISLACAINLAILFSSASAHYLWINVDTKSGDRGTTNLYFEEGPRPGDGKYLDPFIERGTTWIHTVKSNQPMPLKMSVVKKPGKRWLANELQVSAPRSIESFCKWGVYSYGKTEVLLHYYGKHIEADSLKDKNSLARAKQLELDIVPTFSDDGVEIQVLWKGKPAAGRPFKLRGVGGLNKNLTTDEEGRVRFKPLASGFHSMRTSVDEPERSGTFEGKEHDIARHHSSLTVNLTVKNTEKGS, from the coding sequence ATGCTTAGAAAAATCTCATTAGCCTGTGCGATCAATCTCGCCATATTATTCTCATCGGCGTCGGCCCATTATCTTTGGATCAATGTCGATACAAAATCTGGCGATCGAGGAACAACCAACTTGTATTTCGAAGAGGGGCCCAGGCCCGGCGATGGTAAATATTTAGATCCTTTCATCGAACGAGGTACCACCTGGATTCACACGGTTAAAAGCAATCAACCCATGCCGTTGAAAATGTCGGTCGTCAAAAAACCTGGCAAACGCTGGTTAGCAAACGAGTTGCAAGTTTCTGCCCCGCGAAGCATCGAAAGTTTCTGCAAATGGGGCGTTTACAGCTATGGCAAAACCGAAGTGCTGTTGCACTATTACGGCAAGCACATTGAAGCGGATTCGTTAAAAGACAAAAACTCACTGGCGCGGGCCAAGCAATTGGAATTGGATATCGTACCGACGTTTTCAGATGACGGCGTAGAAATTCAAGTTCTCTGGAAAGGCAAACCAGCTGCCGGACGTCCGTTTAAATTACGGGGCGTCGGCGGGTTGAATAAGAATCTCACAACCGACGAAGAAGGCCGCGTGAGGTTCAAGCCGTTAGCCAGTGGTTTTCATTCGATGAGAACCAGCGTCGATGAACCAGAGCGCAGCGGTACTTTTGAAGGAAAAGAGCATGACATCGCACGGCATCATAGTTCATTGACAGTGAACTTAACCGTAAAGAATACAGAAAAAGGTTCCTGA